In Paractinoplanes brasiliensis, the following proteins share a genomic window:
- a CDS encoding cell envelope biogenesis protein TolA, whose product MNRFFRLSPVLRARKAQEDAAKGAVIQSRAQIREAQDLVRRKQLDLVGAEAPTEASARAMVASLVARQSLAGALMSAHRMVSDAEEVERERMAVLADAAKRRRAVEMMAERHAEMVRANDLRKDQANLDELAMTSKARDAARSGGAE is encoded by the coding sequence GTGAACCGTTTCTTCCGGCTCTCGCCCGTGCTCCGCGCCCGCAAGGCCCAGGAGGACGCGGCCAAGGGCGCCGTGATCCAGTCGCGCGCCCAGATCCGCGAGGCCCAGGACCTCGTACGCCGTAAGCAGCTCGACCTGGTCGGCGCGGAGGCGCCCACCGAGGCCTCGGCCCGCGCGATGGTCGCGTCGCTGGTGGCCCGCCAATCGCTGGCCGGCGCCCTGATGAGCGCTCATCGCATGGTCTCCGATGCCGAGGAGGTCGAGCGGGAGCGCATGGCGGTGCTGGCCGATGCGGCCAAACGCCGCCGGGCCGTCGAGATGATGGCCGAGCGGCACGCCGAGATGGTGCGCGCCAACGACCTGCGCAAGGACCAGGCCAACCTGGACGAGCTGGCGATGACCAGCAAGGCCCGCGACGCCGCCCGCAGCGGGGGCGCTGAATGA
- a CDS encoding FliH/SctL family protein: MSSSPENSPVLRGSMAESASAARFAVDLRTGLPSDSSSLDRVKQQARTAGYAEGWAQGQREAAAAAQNAQARAAAAEQAHEQRRATALAQAVNALGRAVTEHENQLMPTFAELQEVLLAHAFELAEAIVGRSLEDPQGRTVGALRRAMAAAPEAGSMVVSLHPDDYHTLVGDAGETDFEYEGRRVSLRPDASLRPGDAVAETGMATVDATIAAAVDRAREALRLL, encoded by the coding sequence ATGAGCTCATCGCCTGAGAACAGCCCGGTGCTGCGCGGCTCGATGGCCGAGTCGGCGTCGGCGGCCCGGTTCGCGGTCGATCTGCGTACCGGTCTGCCCAGCGACAGCAGCTCGCTCGACCGCGTCAAGCAGCAGGCCCGTACGGCGGGTTACGCCGAGGGCTGGGCGCAGGGTCAGCGCGAGGCCGCCGCGGCCGCGCAGAACGCCCAGGCCCGGGCGGCGGCGGCCGAACAGGCCCACGAGCAGCGCCGGGCCACCGCGCTGGCGCAGGCCGTCAACGCGCTGGGCCGGGCCGTCACCGAACACGAGAACCAGCTCATGCCGACCTTCGCCGAACTGCAGGAGGTGCTGCTCGCGCACGCCTTCGAGCTGGCCGAGGCGATCGTCGGGCGCAGCCTGGAAGACCCCCAAGGCCGTACGGTCGGGGCCTTGCGCCGGGCCATGGCGGCCGCGCCCGAAGCCGGGTCGATGGTCGTCAGCCTGCACCCGGACGACTATCACACGCTGGTCGGCGACGCCGGCGAGACGGATTTCGAGTACGAGGGACGCCGGGTGAGCCTGCGCCCGGACGCCTCCCTGCGGCCCGGCGACGCGGTCGCGGAGACCGGCATGGCGACGGTGGACGCCACCATCGCCGCCGCCGTCGACCGTGCCCGGGAAGCGTTGCGGCTGCTGTAG
- a CDS encoding transglycosylase SLT domain-containing protein, whose product MIGVTGVLNRIQELQGQLGLKPVNPAPGAAGTVATTGATSNFASALATATGQAGTGMRLNSQATGQNVVDAAKKYLGTPYVFGSTDPDKGLDCSSLIQRAYADLGIKLPRLSHQQAKAGEPVASLAQAKPGDILAFDSPVDHVAIYVGDNKMIAAPKPGDHVKIQTVYEKPTHIRRVVPDVAVTPQNAVSTIRPAGLQGAGSLAGVPYADLFVQAGNKYGVSPKLLAAVAKVESGYDPTAVSKAGAQGLMQLMPSTARGLGVKNSFDPAQAIDGGAKLLARNLREFKSLPLALAAYNAGGGAVHRYGGIPPFRETQAYVPKVQKALAALGG is encoded by the coding sequence ATGATCGGTGTCACCGGGGTGCTCAACCGCATCCAGGAGCTCCAGGGTCAGCTCGGGCTCAAGCCGGTCAACCCCGCCCCGGGAGCCGCCGGCACGGTCGCCACCACCGGCGCCACCAGCAATTTCGCCAGCGCGCTCGCGACCGCCACCGGCCAGGCCGGGACCGGGATGCGGCTGAACAGCCAGGCCACCGGCCAGAACGTCGTCGACGCGGCCAAGAAGTACCTCGGCACCCCGTACGTCTTCGGCAGCACCGATCCGGACAAGGGTCTGGACTGCTCGTCGCTGATCCAGCGGGCCTACGCCGACCTGGGCATCAAGCTGCCCCGCCTGTCACACCAGCAGGCCAAGGCGGGCGAGCCGGTGGCCAGCCTGGCCCAGGCCAAGCCGGGTGACATCCTCGCCTTCGACTCCCCCGTCGACCACGTCGCCATCTACGTCGGCGACAACAAGATGATCGCGGCCCCCAAGCCCGGCGACCACGTCAAGATCCAGACCGTGTACGAGAAGCCGACGCACATCCGCCGCGTCGTGCCGGACGTCGCGGTCACCCCGCAGAACGCCGTCTCCACCATCCGCCCGGCCGGCTTGCAGGGCGCCGGCTCGCTCGCCGGAGTGCCCTACGCCGACCTGTTCGTGCAGGCCGGCAACAAGTACGGCGTCTCCCCCAAGCTGCTCGCGGCGGTTGCCAAGGTGGAATCCGGGTACGACCCCACGGCGGTCAGCAAGGCCGGCGCCCAGGGCCTGATGCAGCTCATGCCGTCGACCGCGCGCGGCCTGGGCGTCAAGAACTCGTTCGACCCGGCGCAGGCGATCGACGGCGGGGCCAAGCTGCTGGCCCGCAACCTACGCGAGTTCAAGTCGCTGCCGCTGGCCCTGGCCGCCTACAACGCGGGCGGCGGCGCGGTGCACCGGTACGGCGGCATCCCGCCGTTCCGGGAGACCCAGGCGTACGTCCCGAAGGTCCAGAAGGCCCTCGCCGCTCTCGGCGGATGA
- a CDS encoding FliI/YscN family ATPase, with amino-acid sequence MTDVFRHRMSAAIEAARPLTRGRVTGAVGLRVTVSGVDAKVGDLVQMGEGPEAIFAEVAALDGDKLSCLPLGPIAGLGAGTPVTSTGGPLRVAVGPDLRGRILDGLGRPMDGGPPLQGHLVSIDAAPPSAMERQLVDKPMPLGVRVLDTLVPCGRGQRIGIFAGSGVGKSTLMSMITRGTSAELNVVALVGERGREVREFIEHDLGEEGLARSVVVIATSDTPPLVRLRAGAVATRIAEYYRDEGADVLLMMDSVTRAAMAQREVGLSVGEPPATRGYPPSVFAMLASLLERAGPGARGSITGLYTVLVEGDDHNEPIADAARSILDGHVVLDRKLATAGHFPSIQALDSISRVANKITTKEQRADATELRRLMAAHRDVRELVEIGAYVTGTNPDADRATAIWPHINAFLRQGLDERVTAEEAWAQLHALVNAA; translated from the coding sequence ATGACGGACGTGTTCCGCCACCGCATGTCGGCGGCGATCGAGGCGGCTCGCCCGCTGACCCGGGGCCGGGTCACCGGGGCGGTCGGCCTGCGGGTGACCGTCAGCGGGGTCGACGCCAAGGTCGGCGACCTGGTGCAGATGGGCGAGGGCCCGGAGGCGATCTTTGCCGAGGTGGCCGCCCTCGACGGCGACAAACTCTCGTGCCTGCCGCTCGGCCCGATCGCCGGCCTCGGCGCGGGAACACCCGTGACGAGCACCGGCGGGCCGCTGCGGGTCGCGGTCGGTCCCGACCTGCGGGGCCGGATCCTGGACGGGCTGGGGCGGCCGATGGACGGCGGGCCGCCGCTGCAGGGACACCTGGTCAGCATCGACGCGGCGCCTCCGTCGGCGATGGAACGGCAACTGGTCGACAAGCCGATGCCTTTGGGCGTACGGGTCCTGGACACCCTCGTGCCGTGCGGGCGCGGGCAGCGTATCGGCATCTTCGCGGGCTCCGGCGTCGGCAAGTCCACGCTGATGAGCATGATCACGCGGGGCACGTCGGCCGAGTTGAACGTCGTCGCGCTGGTCGGCGAGCGCGGCCGCGAGGTCCGCGAGTTCATCGAGCACGACCTGGGCGAGGAGGGCCTGGCCAGGTCGGTGGTGGTGATCGCGACCTCGGACACGCCGCCGCTGGTGCGTCTGCGGGCGGGCGCGGTGGCCACCCGGATCGCCGAGTACTACCGTGACGAGGGCGCCGACGTGCTGCTGATGATGGACAGCGTGACCCGTGCGGCGATGGCCCAGCGCGAGGTGGGCCTGTCGGTCGGGGAGCCGCCCGCCACCCGGGGCTATCCGCCGTCGGTGTTCGCGATGCTGGCCTCGCTGCTGGAGCGGGCCGGGCCGGGCGCGCGGGGCAGCATCACCGGCCTCTACACCGTGCTGGTGGAGGGCGACGACCACAACGAGCCGATCGCCGACGCGGCCCGCTCGATCCTCGACGGTCACGTGGTGCTCGACCGCAAGCTGGCCACGGCCGGTCACTTCCCGAGCATCCAGGCACTCGACTCGATCTCCCGCGTGGCCAACAAGATCACCACCAAGGAGCAGCGCGCCGACGCGACCGAGCTGCGCCGTCTCATGGCGGCTCACCGCGACGTCCGGGAACTGGTCGAGATCGGCGCGTACGTGACCGGCACCAACCCGGACGCCGACCGTGCGACCGCGATCTGGCCGCACATCAACGCCTTCCTGCGCCAGGGCCTCGACGAGCGGGTCACCGCCGAGGAGGCCTGGGCGCAGCTCCACGCGCTCGTGAACGCCGCGTAG